A window of the Sporohalobacter salinus genome harbors these coding sequences:
- the mocA gene encoding molybdenum cofactor cytidylyltransferase, with protein MVSAIVLAAGMSTRLGEPKQLLSIGKRTIIEEVINNLLATEVEEVIVVLGYQASQVKKLIAGQEVEICYNKDYKLGQSTSLKEGLSSINDDCRAILCMLGDQPLVKKETINQLINEFEAGTELIVAPEYKGRRGNPVIFSADLKSEMLEISGDQGARELIYKYYNQIKLVEVEDQGVIFDIDTKEDYLKLLNIIN; from the coding sequence ATGGTTTCAGCTATAGTTTTAGCTGCTGGGATGTCGACTAGATTAGGCGAACCTAAACAATTACTTTCAATTGGTAAGAGAACAATTATAGAAGAGGTTATAAATAATTTATTAGCTACCGAAGTGGAGGAAGTAATAGTAGTTCTTGGTTATCAAGCAAGCCAAGTTAAGAAATTAATAGCTGGTCAAGAGGTTGAGATTTGTTATAATAAAGATTATAAATTAGGCCAAAGTACTTCTCTAAAAGAAGGGTTATCATCAATTAATGATGACTGTAGGGCAATTCTTTGCATGTTAGGGGATCAACCTTTAGTAAAAAAAGAGACCATTAATCAATTGATTAATGAGTTTGAAGCAGGGACAGAATTAATAGTAGCTCCAGAATATAAAGGACGCAGAGGTAATCCAGTAATTTTTTCGGCTGATTTAAAGTCAGAAATGTTAGAGATCAGCGGAGATCAAGGAGCTAGAGAATTAATTTACAAATATTATAATCAGATTAAATTAGTCGAAGTAGAAGATCAAGGGGTTATTTTTGATATTGATACTAAAGAAGATTATCTAAAACTATTAAATATTATAAATTAA
- a CDS encoding ATP-binding cassette domain-containing protein, translating to MVLEVTLEKKMEDFNISQEFTVENEILILFGPSGAGKTTILDCIAGLQSPDQGLIKLDGGCLFSTKRKIDLPPFKREISYIFQECALFPHLNVKENVSYSLDGCKGGKGYRFSIKEVLDMCQITHLQQRLPSQLSGGEKQRVALARALMKEPALLLLDEPLSALDYKLRKHLQCEIKDLHRKWQIPFIYVTHNRDEAEFLGDRILKIKQGSLKKLTVV from the coding sequence ATGGTTTTGGAAGTGACTTTAGAAAAAAAGATGGAAGATTTTAATATTTCTCAAGAGTTTACTGTAGAGAATGAAATTTTAATATTATTTGGTCCTTCTGGAGCAGGTAAAACTACTATTTTAGATTGTATTGCTGGCTTACAAAGTCCTGATCAGGGTCTAATAAAATTAGATGGAGGATGTCTATTTTCAACTAAAAGAAAGATTGATTTACCTCCGTTTAAACGAGAAATAAGTTATATTTTTCAAGAGTGTGCTCTGTTTCCTCATCTAAATGTTAAAGAGAATGTAAGTTATAGTTTGGATGGGTGTAAAGGGGGGAAGGGATATAGATTCAGTATCAAAGAGGTTTTGGATATGTGTCAAATTACTCATCTTCAACAGCGGTTACCTTCTCAATTGTCCGGTGGAGAAAAGCAGAGGGTGGCTTTAGCTAGGGCTTTAATGAAGGAACCAGCTTTATTACTATTAGATGAACCATTGTCAGCTTTAGATTATAAATTAAGAAAGCATCTTCAATGTGAAATCAAAGATCTTCATAGAAAATGGCAGATTCCTTTTATTTATGTCACTCATAATAGAGATGAAGCTGAATTTTTGGGAGACAGAATTTTAAAAATTAAGCAGGGTAGTTTAAAAAAGTTAACTGTTGTATAA
- the hydA gene encoding dihydropyrimidinase — protein MILRNGKVVVDNSLQEVDIRIKGSKIADVKSELNPKREEKVIDLAGKLVFPGIIDSHTHFLLKSRGTVTSDDFYSGTKAAAYGGVTTIIDYAEQTEESIIEGLQERKREAQGEAVVDYSFHLVINKYFNPDKHLDELYQLGELGVSSLKIFTTYKDIYMLDEDKLDILFRAAYENGLLVTVHAEDNEIIKSQKERYKESGKIGISYHPDIRPGLVEKKAIQRLNKLSKKRGTELYIVHLSSKEGYEAIKEAKQSNPNLYVETAPHYLTLTRKELEKPEGRLSFMTPPLREEEDNQKLWQGIIDNIIDVVATDHCAFSKEQKELGHHSLDILPGIPGVETMLPLIYTYGVDNDRISLSRLVDLLSVKPAKIFGLYPQKGSFKEGTDADIVVYDPTIEWDLKGEVLHSKAGYTPYQDLSVKGKAVMTMVRGEIIVKDDEFKGKKGYGSFLEAKLDKIRR, from the coding sequence ATGATTTTGAGGAATGGTAAGGTAGTTGTTGATAATTCTTTACAAGAGGTTGATATAAGGATTAAAGGTAGCAAAATTGCAGATGTAAAGAGTGAATTAAACCCTAAGCGAGAAGAAAAAGTTATTGATTTAGCTGGGAAATTAGTTTTTCCAGGTATTATTGATAGTCATACTCACTTCCTGCTTAAATCTAGAGGAACAGTGACTAGTGATGATTTCTATTCTGGAACTAAAGCAGCTGCTTATGGCGGAGTTACAACTATTATTGATTATGCTGAGCAGACTGAAGAATCTATTATAGAGGGGCTACAAGAAAGAAAAAGAGAAGCACAGGGTGAGGCTGTAGTTGATTATAGTTTTCATCTTGTTATTAATAAATATTTTAATCCGGATAAACATTTAGACGAGTTATATCAACTAGGAGAATTGGGAGTTTCAAGTTTAAAGATATTTACTACCTATAAAGATATATATATGTTGGATGAGGATAAATTAGATATTTTATTTAGAGCTGCTTATGAGAATGGATTATTAGTTACGGTTCATGCTGAAGATAATGAAATAATTAAGTCACAAAAAGAAAGGTATAAAGAATCAGGTAAAATAGGTATTAGTTATCATCCTGACATAAGACCTGGACTAGTTGAAAAGAAGGCAATTCAAAGATTAAATAAGCTTAGTAAGAAAAGAGGAACAGAGCTTTATATAGTCCATTTATCTTCTAAGGAAGGATATGAAGCAATAAAGGAAGCTAAACAATCAAATCCAAATCTTTATGTTGAAACAGCACCTCATTATCTTACTTTAACTAGAAAAGAGTTAGAAAAGCCGGAGGGGAGACTAAGTTTTATGACTCCTCCTCTTAGAGAAGAAGAAGATAATCAAAAGTTGTGGCAGGGAATTATAGATAATATAATAGATGTTGTTGCGACTGATCATTGTGCTTTTAGTAAGGAACAGAAGGAGCTTGGACATCATTCGTTGGATATTCTTCCTGGCATTCCAGGGGTAGAAACAATGTTACCTTTAATTTATACTTATGGTGTGGATAATGATCGGATTTCGCTTTCTAGATTAGTAGATTTACTTTCGGTTAAACCAGCTAAGATTTTTGGACTTTATCCCCAAAAAGGTAGTTTCAAAGAAGGGACAGACGCTGATATAGTAGTATATGATCCTACAATAGAATGGGATCTAAAGGGGGAAGTTTTACATTCTAAAGCTGGTTATACTCCATATCAAGATTTATCAGTAAAGGGAAAAGCAGTGATGACTATGGTTAGGGGAGAGATTATAGTTAAGGATGATGAATTTAAAGGAAAAAAAGGTTATGGTAGTTTTCTCGAAGCTAAATTAGATAAAATTAGAAGATAG
- a CDS encoding Rossmann-like domain-containing protein yields the protein MEVITKAKQKFKDILNNNNLFNKDITIRARGLSSKEAIGNPERNDFPLMVGKEVMIQAEFREDFGQAFTDHPSDFTGDLQEIMELSLDNNHHRALFIATVNAVLRSLKLTRKTIHCKDEEPSECAAEMLEWLQENCAKTEKIGIIGYHPAIVKESSLVVGPENIRVSDLNQERIGENKFGIEIWNGNERNEELIKETDLILATGSSVVNDTIDDLLYLFDRYTKDYYFFGNTIAGVATLLDLPRLCFCGR from the coding sequence ATGGAGGTTATTACTAAAGCTAAGCAGAAATTTAAAGATATACTCAATAATAATAATTTGTTCAACAAAGACATAACAATTAGAGCTAGAGGGTTATCTTCTAAAGAAGCTATAGGTAATCCTGAGCGGAATGATTTCCCTTTAATGGTAGGTAAAGAAGTAATGATTCAGGCTGAATTTAGGGAAGATTTTGGTCAAGCTTTTACTGATCATCCTAGTGACTTTACAGGTGATTTACAGGAAATTATGGAACTTTCTTTAGATAATAATCATCACCGGGCCTTATTCATTGCTACTGTAAATGCTGTTTTGCGTTCATTAAAGTTAACTAGAAAGACTATTCATTGTAAAGATGAAGAACCCAGTGAATGTGCAGCCGAGATGTTAGAGTGGCTTCAAGAAAATTGTGCAAAGACTGAGAAGATCGGAATTATTGGTTACCATCCTGCTATTGTAAAGGAGAGTAGTTTGGTTGTTGGACCAGAAAATATTAGGGTAAGTGATCTAAATCAAGAGAGAATAGGTGAAAATAAATTTGGAATTGAGATTTGGAATGGAAATGAGAGGAATGAAGAGTTGATTAAAGAAACTGATTTGATTTTGGCAACCGGTTCTTCGGTTGTTAATGATACGATTGATGATCTATTATATTTATTTGATAGATATACAAAGGATTATTATTTTTTTGGAAATACAATTGCTGGAGTTGCAACTTTACTAGATTTGCCTAGGTTATGCTTTTGTGGTAGATAA
- a CDS encoding sulfide/dihydroorotate dehydrogenase-like FAD/NAD-binding protein — translation MYRILDKEVIAVKIVKLKVEAPEVAAKAKPGHFLIVRVNEKAERIPLTIADYNQQEGTVTIIVQEVGFSSRQICNLEVGEGFLDLVGPLGEPIKTEGYNKVVCIGGGLGNAPLYPKAKSLKEDGTEVVSILGAQTADKLILEEEFDEISDELYMATDDGSKGHEGFVTEVLEDLLKQEDDFELAIAIGPMIMMKVVSELTAKYSLETIVSLNSLMVDGTGMCGGCRVTVGEETKFACVDGPAFDGHLVDFDEQLRRQQFYTDQEEEVKQCQHVGGEHQCHKKE, via the coding sequence ATGTATAGAATACTTGACAAGGAAGTTATAGCTGTAAAAATAGTCAAGTTAAAGGTTGAAGCACCAGAGGTAGCTGCTAAAGCTAAGCCGGGACATTTTTTAATAGTTAGAGTAAATGAAAAGGCAGAGAGGATACCTTTAACAATTGCTGATTATAACCAACAAGAAGGAACGGTCACAATTATTGTGCAAGAGGTGGGTTTTAGTAGTCGTCAAATTTGCAACTTAGAAGTAGGAGAAGGCTTTTTGGATTTAGTTGGTCCCTTGGGTGAACCAATTAAGACTGAAGGTTATAATAAGGTAGTCTGTATTGGTGGAGGTTTAGGTAATGCTCCTTTATATCCTAAGGCCAAGTCTCTAAAGGAGGATGGAACAGAAGTAGTTAGTATTTTAGGAGCTCAAACAGCTGACAAATTGATTTTAGAAGAAGAATTTGATGAAATCAGTGATGAATTATATATGGCTACTGATGACGGTTCTAAAGGTCATGAAGGTTTCGTAACGGAAGTATTAGAAGATTTATTAAAGCAAGAAGATGATTTTGAATTAGCTATTGCTATTGGGCCAATGATTATGATGAAGGTTGTTTCTGAATTAACGGCTAAATATTCTTTGGAAACTATAGTCAGTTTAAATTCTTTAATGGTTGATGGAACAGGTATGTGTGGTGGCTGTCGAGTGACAGTTGGTGAAGAAACTAAATTTGCTTGTGTAGATGGTCCAGCGTTTGATGGACATTTAGTCGATTTTGATGAGCAGTTAAGAAGGCAGCAATTTTATACTGATCAGGAAGAAGAAGTTAAGCAGTGTCAACATGTTGGAGGTGAACATCAATGTCACAAGAAGGAATAA
- a CDS encoding XdhC family protein, whose translation MEQIEFYKKIEETYKQKEKALVGTITAIEGNNNFEFDPMGTKILLRQEDRLTYPANRLKLWQMIMDNIVNVDQLMDSKFPILKKVKIDSGIEVEVYFEPVLEEPRLLIFGAGHVAKPLAKVGKMVDFTVTVMDDRQDMVSRQRYPQADELVCADFDDYLRNLQIKENDYLVIVTRGHKHDYEVLKEVIDSQAKYIGMIGSSRKVKMLFRQLRDEGVGQELIDQVYAPIGVNIASETPAEIAMSIIAEIISIRREE comes from the coding sequence GTGGAACAGATTGAATTTTATAAGAAAATAGAAGAAACATATAAGCAGAAAGAAAAAGCTTTAGTAGGTACAATTACTGCTATTGAAGGAAATAATAATTTTGAATTTGATCCTATGGGTACTAAAATTCTTCTACGTCAGGAGGATAGATTAACTTATCCAGCTAACAGATTAAAGCTGTGGCAAATGATTATGGATAATATAGTCAATGTTGATCAATTAATGGATTCTAAATTTCCAATATTGAAAAAAGTAAAAATTGATTCAGGAATTGAAGTGGAGGTTTATTTTGAACCAGTTTTGGAAGAGCCTCGGCTATTGATCTTTGGAGCAGGTCATGTAGCTAAACCTTTAGCTAAGGTAGGGAAGATGGTAGATTTTACGGTTACAGTAATGGATGATAGACAAGATATGGTTAGTAGACAGCGTTATCCTCAGGCTGATGAATTGGTTTGTGCTGATTTTGATGATTATTTACGGAATCTGCAGATAAAAGAGAATGATTACTTAGTTATTGTGACAAGAGGGCATAAACATGATTATGAGGTATTGAAGGAAGTTATTGATAGTCAAGCAAAATATATAGGAATGATTGGCAGTAGTCGTAAAGTAAAGATGTTATTTCGACAGTTACGGGATGAAGGGGTTGGCCAAGAATTAATAGATCAGGTTTATGCTCCAATTGGAGTAAATATAGCTAGTGAAACTCCAGCAGAAATAGCAATGTCAATTATTGCAGAAATAATTTCTATAAGGAGGGAGGAGTAA
- the modA gene encoding molybdate ABC transporter substrate-binding protein — protein sequence MIKKITWGLILVSILILLMPIGVQAQKSLFVYCGAGFKKPMQEIGELFEQEYGIRINYQFNGSGTLSNQIKTVKSGDLYMPGDIWYINKLKNIKGAKEKQGNYIYTQAPVGYHTPVVITPDNNPGNIKEFNDLDESEVEAVLGSKSAAIGRVANKILAKSGFTLNTIAKMGTVNQVAMTVAMGQGDVGIVWRANYKEFEDKLKLVKIPKEVNVVKDLAIAVLEFSSKKEKAVKFMNFVSSEKGRNIFAKYGYRTNKN from the coding sequence ATGATAAAAAAGATCACTTGGGGATTAATTTTAGTCTCCATTTTGATTTTGTTAATGCCTATTGGTGTCCAGGCCCAAAAATCTTTATTTGTATATTGTGGAGCCGGTTTTAAAAAACCTATGCAAGAGATAGGAGAGTTATTTGAACAGGAGTATGGTATCAGAATTAATTATCAATTTAATGGTTCAGGAACATTATCTAATCAAATTAAGACTGTTAAAAGTGGAGATTTGTATATGCCCGGAGATATTTGGTACATCAATAAATTAAAAAATATAAAAGGAGCCAAAGAAAAGCAAGGTAATTATATTTATACTCAGGCACCAGTTGGTTACCATACGCCGGTAGTTATAACTCCTGATAATAATCCGGGTAATATTAAAGAGTTTAATGATTTAGATGAATCAGAAGTTGAAGCAGTTTTAGGAAGTAAAAGTGCAGCTATTGGTCGAGTAGCAAATAAGATTTTAGCTAAATCTGGTTTTACCCTAAACACAATTGCTAAAATGGGAACAGTTAATCAGGTAGCTATGACTGTTGCTATGGGCCAAGGTGATGTAGGAATAGTTTGGAGAGCTAATTATAAAGAATTTGAAGATAAATTAAAGCTAGTTAAGATTCCTAAAGAAGTTAATGTTGTTAAAGATTTAGCTATAGCAGTACTTGAATTTTCATCAAAGAAAGAAAAAGCAGTTAAGTTTATGAATTTTGTTTCTTCAGAGAAAGGAAGAAACATTTTTGCTAAATATGGATATAGAACAAATAAGAATTAA
- a CDS encoding XdhC family protein — MKKEIIDKIINYEGEGDYIALATVVSATGSSPRDIGTQMLVYPNGSIEGTVGGGISEAETIEQAEELMQTGKNKKCSFDMSNEEVAKVGGVCGGQVEIFIETIKVDD; from the coding sequence ATGAAGAAAGAAATAATAGATAAGATTATAAATTATGAAGGAGAAGGTGATTATATAGCACTTGCTACTGTTGTTTCGGCTACAGGTTCTTCACCAAGAGATATCGGAACACAGATGCTAGTTTATCCTAATGGCAGTATTGAAGGGACAGTGGGAGGCGGAATATCTGAAGCTGAAACTATTGAACAGGCTGAAGAATTAATGCAGACAGGCAAGAATAAGAAATGTTCTTTTGATATGAGTAATGAAGAAGTAGCTAAAGTTGGTGGAGTCTGTGGTGGTCAAGTTGAAATTTTTATTGAAACTATTAAAGTAGATGATTAG
- a CDS encoding ABC transporter permease, giving the protein MEFNYFKVVMFTIFVIFIAFLSTVLFTPLMYVKVTTLLSVLFNNQEVYYALSLSLISSLISISLAAIISLPVGYVLARYDFIGKKLFDILLDLPIILPPLVMGLSLLILLGPVLGDQLAKLGIRFVFTPLGVVMAQFMVATPFTIRSFKTAFIEIDPNLERAAMTLGDSYFQVFRRITLPLARNGIISGITLAWARAMGEFGATVMLAGATRLKTETLPIAIFLNISTGDMDVAISISIIMIIFSVIVLGILKAFGKEAYEYRR; this is encoded by the coding sequence ATGGAGTTTAATTATTTCAAAGTAGTAATGTTTACTATATTTGTGATTTTTATTGCTTTTTTAAGTACTGTATTATTTACCCCATTGATGTATGTTAAAGTAACAACGCTATTATCAGTTTTGTTTAATAATCAGGAAGTCTATTATGCTTTATCTTTAAGTTTAATTTCATCATTGATTTCTATTTCATTGGCTGCTATAATTTCTTTACCTGTGGGTTATGTATTAGCTAGATATGATTTCATTGGGAAGAAGCTATTTGATATTCTGTTAGATTTACCGATTATTTTACCTCCTTTAGTAATGGGACTGAGCTTATTAATCTTGTTAGGGCCGGTATTAGGAGATCAATTAGCAAAATTAGGAATTAGATTTGTTTTTACTCCTTTAGGAGTGGTAATGGCTCAGTTTATGGTAGCAACTCCTTTTACTATTCGAAGCTTCAAGACGGCTTTTATTGAGATTGATCCTAATCTAGAGCGGGCAGCAATGACTTTAGGGGATTCCTATTTTCAAGTTTTTAGAAGAATTACTCTTCCTTTGGCCAGAAATGGTATTATATCAGGAATTACTTTAGCTTGGGCTAGGGCAATGGGAGAATTTGGAGCTACAGTAATGTTAGCTGGAGCCACTCGTTTGAAGACTGAAACATTGCCTATTGCTATTTTCCTAAATATTTCGACTGGCGATATGGATGTAGCTATTTCTATTTCTATAATTATGATTATTTTTTCTGTTATTGTTTTGGGAATATTAAAAGCCTTTGGGAAAGAAGCTTATGAGTATAGGAGGTAA
- the gltA gene encoding NADPH-dependent glutamate synthase, with the protein MSQEGIKHEMPEQDPIERINNFDEVALGYDEETAIKEAKRCLQCSNPKCKAGCPVEVDIPGFIQLVAEGKFEEAAKKVKEKNNLPAICGRVCPQEDQCEAECVVGIKDEPVAIGRLERFVADYTSDNEEAKEIQQDQGKVAVVGAGPSGLTAAADLAKMGYQVTIFEAFHKPGGVLTYGIPEFRLPKEVVKREVAKIKELGVEIKLNQVIGKIKGVDELFEEGYDAVFVGTGAGLPKFLGLEGENLNGVYSANEFLTRVNLMKAYKFPEYKTPVYVGDKVAVVGGGNVAMDAARTALRLGAEESIIVYRRGRKEMPAREEEIHHAQQEGVQFELLNNPTKILGDEDGFVTGMECIRMELGEPDDSGRRRPIPIEGSEFRIDVDTVIMAIGQSPNPILINDTSKLETTDWGTIITDEETGETTKAGVFAGGDVVTGAATVIEAMGAGKKAARSIAEYIDNR; encoded by the coding sequence ATGTCACAAGAAGGAATAAAGCATGAGATGCCTGAGCAAGATCCGATAGAACGGATCAACAATTTTGATGAAGTAGCTTTAGGTTATGATGAAGAAACGGCTATTAAAGAGGCTAAGCGTTGTTTGCAGTGTTCAAATCCAAAATGTAAAGCAGGATGTCCAGTAGAAGTGGACATTCCAGGGTTTATTCAGTTAGTAGCAGAAGGCAAATTTGAAGAAGCGGCTAAAAAAGTTAAAGAAAAGAATAATCTTCCCGCTATTTGTGGGCGAGTCTGTCCTCAAGAAGATCAATGTGAAGCAGAATGTGTAGTTGGAATCAAAGATGAACCAGTAGCTATTGGTCGATTGGAGAGATTTGTAGCTGATTATACTAGTGACAACGAAGAAGCAAAGGAAATTCAGCAGGATCAAGGTAAGGTGGCAGTTGTTGGAGCTGGGCCTTCAGGGTTAACTGCTGCAGCTGATTTGGCTAAAATGGGGTATCAAGTTACTATCTTTGAAGCTTTTCATAAGCCTGGTGGAGTCTTAACTTATGGTATTCCGGAGTTTAGATTACCGAAAGAAGTAGTTAAAAGAGAAGTGGCAAAGATTAAAGAATTAGGTGTAGAGATCAAGTTAAATCAGGTAATTGGTAAAATTAAAGGAGTAGACGAGCTATTTGAAGAAGGTTATGATGCTGTTTTTGTAGGAACAGGCGCTGGATTGCCTAAATTTTTAGGTTTAGAAGGAGAAAACTTAAATGGCGTCTATTCAGCTAATGAATTTTTGACTAGAGTTAATTTAATGAAGGCTTATAAATTTCCTGAGTATAAAACTCCAGTTTATGTTGGAGATAAAGTAGCAGTTGTTGGAGGCGGAAATGTAGCTATGGATGCTGCAAGAACTGCTTTAAGATTAGGAGCTGAGGAATCAATTATTGTCTACCGTCGAGGTAGAAAAGAGATGCCTGCTAGAGAAGAGGAGATTCATCATGCTCAACAAGAAGGAGTTCAATTTGAACTATTAAATAATCCAACTAAGATTTTAGGAGATGAGGATGGCTTCGTAACAGGGATGGAATGTATTAGGATGGAATTAGGTGAACCTGATGATTCTGGACGACGGCGTCCAATTCCGATTGAAGGTTCTGAGTTTAGAATTGATGTTGATACGGTAATTATGGCTATTGGTCAGAGTCCTAATCCAATTCTAATTAATGATACTTCCAAACTAGAGACAACGGATTGGGGGACAATTATTACTGATGAAGAAACAGGCGAGACTACTAAAGCAGGGGTTTTTGCTGGCGGAGATGTAGTAACAGGAGCTGCAACGGTAATTGAAGCTATGGGAGCAGGTAAGAAGGCTGCTAGGAGTATTGCGGAATATATAGATAATAGATAG
- a CDS encoding molybdopterin-binding protein, protein MAIKKVAIEEAVGMVIAHDMTQIIPEEFKGARFQKGDVIDSEDISTLKDMGKEHIYVLSLKEGTIHEDDAAYRIAEKVVDKNINLSEPSEGKITLTAEQKGILKVDKDLLLEVNSIDEILITSSHNNIFLQAGDSLAGVRINPLTIEENKLQQFEDILGNQNIFKVDPFADREVGVVVTGNEVYNERIEDEFVPTLQKKFKRWGGKLLDSIIVPDEVDQITEALANLKESGAKILIVCGGMSVDPDDLTPKGIRNTGAEIIKYGVPVLPGNKLMLAYWNEIPILGLPACVIFEKITVFDLIYPRLLADEELTREDLIELSYGGYCYHCEECQFPQCSFGKI, encoded by the coding sequence ATGGCAATTAAAAAGGTAGCAATTGAAGAGGCAGTTGGCATGGTAATAGCTCATGATATGACTCAAATTATTCCTGAAGAATTCAAAGGGGCTAGATTTCAAAAAGGAGATGTGATTGATAGTGAGGATATATCTACTCTAAAAGATATGGGTAAGGAGCATATATATGTTCTTTCTTTAAAGGAAGGGACTATTCATGAAGATGATGCAGCTTATCGAATTGCTGAGAAAGTAGTTGATAAAAATATTAATTTATCAGAACCATCAGAAGGAAAAATTACTCTTACGGCTGAGCAAAAAGGTATTCTTAAGGTAGATAAGGATTTGCTTTTAGAGGTTAATAGTATCGATGAGATTCTTATTACTTCTAGCCATAATAATATTTTTTTACAGGCGGGAGATTCATTAGCTGGAGTAAGGATTAATCCCTTAACAATTGAAGAAAATAAGCTTCAACAATTTGAAGATATTCTTGGTAATCAGAATATTTTTAAGGTAGATCCTTTTGCTGACAGGGAAGTAGGGGTAGTAGTTACTGGAAATGAAGTTTATAATGAGCGAATTGAAGATGAATTTGTGCCGACCTTACAGAAGAAATTTAAGCGTTGGGGAGGAAAGTTATTAGATTCAATCATTGTTCCTGATGAAGTTGATCAGATCACAGAAGCACTAGCTAACTTAAAAGAATCTGGTGCGAAAATATTAATTGTGTGTGGAGGAATGTCAGTTGATCCTGATGACTTGACTCCAAAGGGAATAAGAAATACTGGAGCTGAAATTATTAAGTACGGTGTGCCAGTATTACCTGGTAATAAATTAATGTTGGCTTATTGGAATGAAATACCTATATTAGGTCTGCCGGCCTGTGTTATTTTTGAAAAGATTACTGTTTTTGATCTTATTTATCCTCGTCTTTTAGCTGATGAAGAGTTAACAAGAGAGGATTTGATAGAATTAAGTTATGGTGGATACTGTTATCATTGTGAAGAATGTCAGTTTCCTCAGTGTTCTTTTGGTAAAATTTAA
- a CDS encoding YitT family protein: protein MISKKVTNIIGIILGTSITALGITSFLSYNNIITGGFSGLALMIHYLLDFEIGKTLFILNLPFFIVGAKELGVTRMINSLIAVMSLSFWTDFLPRFSLYTTHDKLLASIFGGVLIGVGLGVVFRFNGTTGGTDIIGKIIEKHTHFKLGQCIATTNIIIIIASGILFNFEVALYAIITTFTTGKVVDFVQQGLNVSKATFIISDKPIDIKHNIYENLGRGVTLLDGKGGFTETQKEIILCTLKSKEVPKLKEAVTEIDNNAFIILTSVHEVLGNGFIRSN from the coding sequence ATGATAAGTAAAAAAGTAACTAATATAATAGGGATTATATTGGGGACATCCATAACAGCTTTAGGTATTACTTCGTTTTTATCTTATAATAATATAATTACAGGAGGATTTAGCGGTTTAGCACTTATGATTCATTATTTACTAGATTTTGAAATAGGTAAGACCCTTTTTATATTAAATTTGCCTTTCTTTATTGTAGGTGCTAAGGAATTAGGAGTTACAAGAATGATTAACTCATTAATTGCTGTTATGAGTTTGTCATTTTGGACGGATTTCTTACCACGGTTTAGTTTATACACTACTCATGATAAATTATTGGCTTCAATATTTGGAGGAGTTTTAATTGGAGTAGGATTAGGCGTTGTTTTTAGGTTTAATGGAACTACTGGTGGTACTGATATAATAGGAAAAATAATAGAAAAGCATACTCATTTTAAATTAGGGCAATGTATAGCAACCACAAATATTATAATTATAATTGCTTCAGGTATTTTATTTAATTTTGAAGTAGCTCTGTATGCTATTATAACTACTTTTACTACGGGGAAAGTAGTTGATTTTGTTCAGCAGGGCCTAAACGTATCTAAAGCTACATTCATCATTTCGGATAAACCTATAGATATAAAACATAATATATATGAAAATTTAGGAAGAGGAGTAACTTTATTAGATGGTAAAGGAGGTTTTACGGAAACTCAGAAAGAAATTATTTTATGTACTTTAAAAAGTAAAGAAGTTCCTAAATTAAAAGAGGCAGTAACTGAAATAGATAATAATGCTTTTATTATATTAACTAGTGTGCATGAAGTATTAGGCAATGGATTTATTCGGAGTAACTAA